The DNA window CAAGCAACGTAAGCCCGGCAAAGATTCCCATGTAATATGGGATATCGACATGCGCTTGGTGATTGTAAGCCTCGACCCAGACAGAGAGCCACAAAGCAGATAGGAAGGTGAAGATATTTGTGGCCAGAAGAAGCCCAAGACAGGCGATGACGAATACGGGATGACCGAAGTAGTTCATGTATTGTAAAACTGGTGCCGAATTTAGTAAAACTTCAAAAACGACAAGGGTGTGCTTACAAGTCATGCGGCCAACCTTTCCAGATGCTTTCATTTCCTGGCTAACGATATCCCTGTGGTACTTTTCTTCAAGGATTTTGTTTGCATCGTTCAAATCATCACCATGGGGTTGGATCTCTTGCACTGCATCGTCGTGTacttcatcctcatctgCGTCGCCCCCAAGAACTCGGGCAATAGCAATTGGCTTGCGGACAACACCGATCTGGGGCAAGCCCGACTCTACCTGACCCTTCTCCATCATAACAGAAAGATCGGCTTGCTCAGCAATCCAGGGGAGGTTGGTTACGAGTACAGTTGTTCTCCCCCTCAGAAGGTCACTGCAGAAGCAGTGTTTCCaaacaccagcagctgtCTTTGCGTCGAGTGCAGCAAAAATGTCATCGAGTAATAGTAGTGATGATTTGGAATACAAAGCTCTGGCGAGGGCAACCCTAGCTCTTTGACCACCGGATAGAGAAGTTCCGTTTTCGCCTACAACGGTCATATCTCTAGCTGGCAGCTCCTTGAAGTCTTCCCAAAGACAACATGCTTCAATGACCCTGTCATAGCGTAACTTCTCCGCTGGACTGCCGAAGAGAATATTAGCTTGGATACTGTCGTTCTGTAACCAGGCCGACTGAGAGGCGTATGCCACGTCGTCTGGCCTGGTCACAGATCCACTTTCCAAATACGTTTCACCAAGGATAGATAACAAGAGAGTGGTTTTTCCACTGCCGCTTGAACCTCCAATCACATTTAGGCCTCCTTGAGCAAAGTGCAAGGTGATATTGTTCAATATGAAAGTGGCAGCCTTTGTCTTGCGGAACGAGGCACCGTCAATGCTGAGCGGTCCTACAGGATACTGTGGGATGGGAACAGTACTCGCAAAGTACCTATCAAGTCGGGCTACTGAAACCAGAGCGCTCGCGAAATTTCTTCCAAACGCACTAGCTTGCATTATGTTTCGACGAACGTTCTTGACAAGAAATATAGTTGTGAAAGCAGTCGCGGCATCGAGTCGGCGTTTTGAGAGGCCAACATGTAGGCCAAACATTACAAGGAGAGATAAATAAGGAACGATCTGCATGACTTGATTCAGGGAAGCTTGAATCAGCGAAGTCTTCCAGAGTTCCTTTTGTTCGGCCGAGCGTGCGCCTATGATCTTTTCTGTGATGGGATCCTCCCACGCAAAATACTTGATCGCGCGGAGAGAGGCAAGGTATTCTGTCACTAGTGACATGCGGGAGTCCTGAGCCTTTCTGACTCGACGCTGAGAATAAAACATCAAACGTCCAAGCCAGATGGAAAGAGGGGTGGCCAAGAACAAAATAGCATTTCCCACCAAAGATGCCCAGCCCATCATCCTGTACATGCCGACAATGGATATCAGGGTCCCAACAGGAGTGCCAACAGTAGCCTGAATGATATCTCTTGACTTGTAGATGGCATCTATATCAGAAGCCATGAGATTGGCCAAACGTCCGGCCGATGTACTTTTGGTGCTCGTCTGCCCGTTTGTGACTCTAGGTTTCGTGTCTGATGACTGTAGTTCAAAAGgatcctcttccatctccaTTGAAGCCAAGGCAGTATAATACAGCTCCTGGGTAAAGGCAGATTTAATACGGACCACGAGTCTCGTGGATGTAAAGATATACTGCTGAAAGGCAACAGAACGCGATAATGGACCAATGAACATAAGGAACAGCCAAAGCCACGGCTTATAAATGGCGCCCTCTGGGTTAGCAAGATACTCAAGGAGCTTAAACATGGCATATGCAGCTATGTTCTCGACCGTGTACGACGTGGCAACCCAGAATGACATGAGAATCAACTCTCGTCTCTGGAAGCGAAGGACTGTGAAGAGAGTCCTTTTAGAAATCGAGCGTGCTTCCTGGACACGGCGAAGGAGGTACATAGGCTCGTCATACCATGCTATCCTTGGGATGTCAGCCATGCCGAGTTTCCTCTTGGCTCCCTTCCAAATGACTGGTGTTAGCCAGTCATATGTGCAGTAGTAGGTGAACCAGCTGCAAGTTTCCTCAGGAGCCGGTTCATTCTGGTCATAGCCAGGAATGTTGAGCTCGTTCTGAAAAGGGGACCATTCTCTTGGCGTAATGGCTGCAATGACAGAAGCCGTTG is part of the Fusarium poae strain DAOMC 252244 chromosome 4, whole genome shotgun sequence genome and encodes:
- a CDS encoding hypothetical protein (TransMembrane:15 (o52-72i93-114o120-140i152-170o182-200i295-314o334-356i431-452o458-479i911-937o949-974i1018-1042o1048-1070i1137-1157o1163-1186i)), with the translated sequence MDLIIHRFGGHEFSPYDENQSMSLPRPSYFTGMYQNALALSQVPWIRQVSRFAQSGIPQAVILSLSLMQLIYNLDRIRRQESSYRSKAAKIRWPYEIVSQVARLTALVFVTLAYTQDKIHWINIISIAYAFILGLLRLFNHLQWRHVSLHQINFVLLATLVILVSGHMLPCIQVGTVCLHDTITLGGIVAITTASVIAAITPREWSPFQNELNIPGYDQNEPAPEETCSWFTYYCTYDWLTPVIWKGAKRKLGMADIPRIAWYDEPMYLLRRVQEARSISKRTLFTVLRFQRRELILMSFWVATSYTVENIAAYAMFKLLEYLANPEGAIYKPWLWLFLMFIGPLSRSVAFQQYIFTSTRLVVRIKSAFTQELYYTALASMEMEEDPFELQSSDTKPRVTNGQTSTKSTSAGRLANLMASDIDAIYKSRDIIQATVGTPVGTLISIVGMYRMMGWASLVGNAILFLATPLSIWLGRLMFYSQRRVRKAQDSRMSLVTEYLASLRAIKYFAWEDPITEKIIGARSAEQKELWKTSLIQASLNQVMQIVPYLSLLVMFGLHVGLSKRRLDAATAFTTIFLVKNVRRNIMQASAFGRNFASALVSVARLDRYFASTVPIPQYPVGPLSIDGASFRKTKAATFILNNITLHFAQGGLNVIGGSSGSGKTTLLLSILGETYLESGSVTRPDDVAYASQSAWLQNDSIQANILFGSPAEKLRYDRVIEACCLWEDFKELPARDMTVVGENGTSLSGGQRARVALARALYSKSSLLLLDDIFAALDAKTAAGVWKHCFCSDLLRGRTTVLVTNLPWIAEQADLSVMMEKGQVESGLPQIGVVRKPIAIARVLGGDADEDEVHDDAVQEIQPHGDDLNDANKILEEKYHRDIVSQEMKASGKVGRMTFLQYMNYFGHPVFVIACLGLLLATNIFTFLSALWLSVWVEAYNHQAHVDIPYYMGIFAGLTLLEIGSYCLAIIMFEWGAWNAARKLHNDFIRAIMRVSLSWFKHIPIGRITNRFSSDMASLDGTISTMLRIMLDTVLLMLFRIGAVSSIMPIFMVPALFTCLFGILIGEAYTRTAVVIKRLTSSAQSPVFSQFADTLAGLPVIRARNGMASTFREELAAKLRTWSASSEASFNANRWVAVRVDFVTALVSLSAGIIAVSQTGVVAAGLVGFSLTNANGLSQTILLLVRAMNDLEVEMQSFHRVKEYVKLEPEEKDDKTYPEEGEYTDDLSRVVPQSWPRTGEIEFRNVTIRYDPDGPDILTDVNLKFKAGERVAVVGRTGSGKSTLVLSLLRFTHVVSGEILYDGVDITKVPRHRLRESLTIIPQEAVLFNGTIESNLDPAGRVPKEVLDKALENCKGIASFSPQVSDDSDNDTSSSDDEHNIVSLATSVDPRGENFSHGQRQVLSLCRALIRQNKLILFYGRNLKLRGATALW